Genomic window (Daucus carota subsp. sativus chromosome 5, DH1 v3.0, whole genome shotgun sequence):
CAAAGATTGTGCACCAAGGAGGTGTAGGTATAAGAATCCTTAAATTCCATAGTCTCAAATAACTTTAGTGCACGATCGATATGACCAGCTTTACACAATCTATCAATTAAGCAATTGTAAGCAACCAAGTTTGAGTCAAACCCcattatattcatattattcAGGTGTCTTTGGGCCCCTTCAATATTACCAGCTTTACATAACCCATCAATAATAATTGTGTGGGTATACTTGTCACATTCCATACCTTCTTCTTCTATCTTGTCTAACAGCTCATAGACTTCGTCCAACTTGCCCTCTttacaatataaattaataagggTGTTATATGAAACTATATCCAAACTAATGCCACTAGTAATCATTTGTCCGAAGCATTCATTTGCCTCGTTTACCCTGCCAGCTTTAAGTAAAGCACCAATGACTGTACAATATGCAAAGGCATCAAATGTATATCCATTCCTCTTCATCTCCAAGAAAATCTCAAACCCTTCTACAAATTTCCTAGACCTGAAACAGCTTTTCATAACTGTAGTATGAATGACAGCATTTGGCATGTGACCCGATTCCTCGAGCTCTTTAAGAATCTTTCTTGCTGTACCCAGCCTACGTGACTTGCAAAGCCCATTAATAAGTATATTGTATGTTACCAACTGAGGAACAAACCCACCTCTTTGTAAATTCCTGAATAACATAAGAGCATTGTTGATATATCCATTTTTGCATAGGCcattaatcataatattaaaAGTGGCAGGATGAGGAGGGAGATTGTTCAGAATAATATCTTGGAAAACCCGATTGGCCTCATCTGGCTTTCCTAATCTAAAAAAGCAATGCATCAATGTGTTGTAACTCCAAACATCAGGATGAACACCTGTCTgaagcatttcatcaaacaaatTGAAAAACCGCATCAGTAA
Coding sequences:
- the LOC108221757 gene encoding putative pentatricopeptide repeat-containing protein At4g17915, yielding MGRRLSTKLLNICIDSLCKAQQLQKAEIVLISGIRIGVLPDVVSYNTLVAAYCRFVGLDAGYLVLYRMKEAGIHPNVVTFNSLLAGAARQSLLMRFFNLFDEMLQTGVHPDVWSYNTLMHCFFRLGKPDEANRVFQDIILNNLPPHPATFNIMINGLCKNGYINNALMLFRNLQRGGFVPQLVTYNILINGLCKSRRLGTARKILKELEESGHMPNAVIHTTVMKSCFRSRKFVEGFEIFLEMKRNGYTFDAFAYCTVIGALLKAGRVNEANECFGQMITSGISLDIVSYNTLINLYCKEGKLDEVYELLDKIEEEGMECDKYTHTIIIDGLCKAGNIEGAQRHLNNMNIMGFDSNLVAYNCLIDRLCKAGHIDRALKLFETMEFKDSYTYTSLVHNLCMAGRFRCASKLMLSCLRGNMRVLKSAQRAVIDGLRGSGFMGEARKLQSKVKLAKIINY